From the Desulfosarcina sp. BuS5 genome, one window contains:
- a CDS encoding retropepsin-like aspartic protease: MYKTNIVQIVLIFAFATLFIPQQLYGKIFKYLDKNGRTCFVDDESKIPHEYFENSTVYQDRFENLSEEERLKILERDARLTREKEEFLVREEEALKKEEELAAREKYLKSLETGVTIIGNQVIVPVVLGYGGREIKARLLLDTGASITALHSELAEKLSFGNSRKIVLQGAGGNLLNAALVKLNYIKVGPVKKSDVYAGIIDRNGPSVNHGGLLGMNFLRGLDYTIDFNKKTIKWRPKQ, encoded by the coding sequence ATGTATAAGACTAATATAGTTCAGATTGTTTTAATATTTGCATTTGCAACTCTTTTTATTCCGCAACAATTATACGGGAAGATTTTTAAATATTTGGATAAAAACGGACGCACCTGTTTTGTTGATGACGAGAGTAAAATACCTCATGAATATTTTGAAAATTCAACTGTTTATCAGGATAGATTTGAAAACTTGTCCGAGGAGGAGCGGTTGAAAATATTGGAAAGGGATGCCAGACTGACCCGGGAAAAGGAAGAATTTCTTGTAAGAGAAGAAGAGGCATTAAAAAAAGAGGAAGAGCTGGCCGCCAGGGAAAAATATTTAAAGAGCCTGGAAACCGGGGTTACGATAATCGGCAATCAGGTCATTGTGCCTGTTGTATTAGGATACGGCGGCAGGGAAATTAAAGCCCGCCTACTGCTTGATACAGGTGCCTCGATAACCGCCCTGCATAGTGAGCTTGCCGAGAAGCTTTCTTTCGGGAATTCCCGGAAAATTGTCCTGCAGGGGGCGGGAGGAAATCTTTTGAATGCTGCCCTGGTTAAATTGAATTATATAAAAGTTGGTCCTGTAAAAAAGTCGGATGTTTATGCAGGAATAATTGATCGCAATGGGCCCAGTGTGAATCACGGCGGCCTGCTCGGTATGAATTTTTTGCGCGGCCTCGATTACACCATAGATTTTAATAAAAAGACTATTAAATGGAGACCAAAGCAGTAA
- the queC gene encoding 7-cyano-7-deazaguanine synthase QueC codes for MKINLQEKRKAVILSSGGLDSTTVMYLVKNQGYAIYSLSFNYGQRHKHELNAAKRLANIIGASKHLVLNIELDKIGGSALTDNIDVPKIDKKPGYDNEIPVTYVPARNTIFLSYALAWAEVLGASNIFIGVNALDYSGYPDCRPEYIKAYEKMANLATRTGVEGTTKIKIVTPLINLTKAEIIKKGIALGIDYSLTHSCYDPSIYGKACGLCESCKLRERGFREAGIEDPTIYESCSSSSEALLKAEGRPSSAAPPTRGGEKNVQ; via the coding sequence ATGAAAATAAATCTGCAGGAAAAGCGAAAAGCGGTTATACTTTCAAGCGGAGGGCTTGATTCCACAACCGTGATGTATCTTGTAAAAAATCAAGGGTATGCCATCTACAGTTTAAGCTTCAACTATGGACAGCGCCATAAACATGAACTTAATGCCGCAAAAAGATTGGCGAATATAATAGGCGCGTCAAAACATCTGGTGTTGAATATCGAACTTGATAAAATAGGCGGTTCGGCCCTGACAGATAATATTGATGTGCCCAAAATAGATAAAAAGCCTGGATATGACAATGAAATCCCCGTAACATACGTTCCTGCCAGAAATACAATATTTCTTTCTTACGCTCTGGCCTGGGCCGAAGTCCTAGGCGCGTCAAATATATTTATCGGCGTTAATGCGCTTGATTACAGCGGTTATCCGGATTGCAGACCCGAATATATAAAAGCTTATGAAAAAATGGCCAACCTGGCTACAAGAACAGGTGTGGAAGGTACCACAAAAATTAAAATAGTAACTCCTCTTATAAATTTGACTAAAGCGGAAATTATTAAAAAAGGGATTGCACTCGGAATCGATTATTCTCTCACCCACTCATGTTATGATCCCTCAATTTATGGAAAAGCATGCGGCCTCTGTGAGAGTTGCAAGCTGAGGGAAAGGGGCTTCCGGGAAGCAGGAATCGAAGACCCGACCATATACGAATCCTGCTCTTCCTCAAGCGAAGCGCTCCTCAAGGCCGAAGGCCGCCCCTCAAGCGCAGCGCCCCCAACCCGGGGTGGTGAAAAAAATGTTCAGTAA
- a CDS encoding M48 family metallopeptidase — protein sequence MFSNFIYFIIALLIYTTYQPTETPLFSYFERLFLFLFLSIIFACFTWYEFVRLKKKISVIRFADSDYRFNALVTRHSVMAILLFTFEIYGLQLPAFFFDIQIFTSLPTITALIFIMLFMLYLIIVWSASYEFYQKKYLAGITRRSYIFSNISFAAPVILPWLLLSAILDIINLLPFDAPGRILSTTAGESIFFLMFLFAVAYTGPALIPKIWGCRPLEPGYFRTRIERLCKKAGIEFTDILYWPIFGGRMITAGVMGITKRFRYILVTDALLRMLEPDELDMVISHEIGHVKKKHLIFYLLFFAGYMLIAYVVMDLIIMSALYSEFIFNLIGSYGSDQGTRSSIIFSFIMVFIFVIYFRYLFGYFMRNFERQADTYVYTLFNNAAPLISTFKKIALSSGQSPDKPCWHHFSITKRINFLEKCETDRSWIQRHDRNIKKSITAYVVAMLFIGGIGYQLNFGWVGQVFEKHFIEKIIKREIKNNPDNPNFYKIMGDLFYEHMEYSKAVAFYEKSLSLDPDNPEILNNLAWILATCDDRMLSDPARSIRLAQRAALLKKSPHILDTLAESYYMSGMYAEAVKTGREALKLVKTDKDKAYYKKQLEKFKQALLNADLSDLHQIAFAAKNFFDPILF from the coding sequence ATGTTCAGTAATTTCATATATTTCATCATAGCATTACTCATCTACACTACCTACCAGCCTACGGAAACGCCTTTATTCTCATATTTTGAAAGACTCTTCCTGTTTCTATTTCTTTCGATCATATTTGCATGTTTTACATGGTACGAATTTGTTAGGCTCAAAAAAAAAATATCAGTAATAAGGTTTGCCGACAGCGATTACAGATTTAACGCTCTTGTAACCAGGCATTCCGTCATGGCAATCCTGCTATTTACATTTGAAATATACGGCTTGCAACTCCCCGCCTTTTTTTTTGATATACAGATATTTACAAGTCTTCCTACAATTACGGCGCTGATCTTTATCATGCTCTTTATGCTGTATCTTATAATTGTATGGTCGGCTTCGTACGAATTTTATCAAAAAAAGTACCTGGCCGGAATAACACGGCGTTCGTATATATTTTCCAATATTTCGTTCGCAGCCCCGGTAATTTTGCCGTGGCTGTTGTTATCTGCAATTCTGGATATTATAAACCTGCTTCCCTTTGACGCTCCAGGACGAATACTCTCCACAACAGCCGGGGAGTCTATCTTTTTTCTCATGTTTCTATTTGCAGTTGCTTACACGGGGCCTGCATTAATCCCTAAAATATGGGGATGCCGACCTTTGGAACCGGGTTATTTCAGAACCAGAATTGAAAGGCTGTGCAAAAAAGCGGGTATTGAATTTACTGATATTCTCTACTGGCCCATATTCGGCGGAAGAATGATTACGGCCGGTGTTATGGGTATTACTAAAAGATTTCGTTATATTTTAGTTACAGATGCGCTTTTAAGAATGCTTGAACCTGACGAACTGGACATGGTAATTAGCCATGAGATCGGTCATGTAAAAAAAAAGCATCTTATATTTTATCTTCTATTTTTTGCCGGATACATGCTGATTGCATACGTAGTCATGGATTTGATAATCATGTCAGCACTCTATTCGGAGTTTATCTTCAATCTTATCGGCAGCTATGGTTCCGACCAGGGAACCAGATCTTCAATAATCTTCAGTTTTATTATGGTTTTTATTTTTGTAATATACTTCAGATACCTTTTCGGCTATTTCATGCGCAACTTTGAACGTCAGGCCGACACATATGTATATACTCTTTTTAACAATGCCGCCCCTCTTATTTCCACATTTAAAAAAATAGCCTTATCCAGCGGGCAATCCCCGGATAAACCATGCTGGCACCACTTCAGCATTACAAAAAGAATAAATTTTCTTGAAAAATGCGAAACCGACCGGAGCTGGATTCAAAGGCATGACAGAAACATAAAAAAAAGCATTACCGCCTATGTTGTTGCAATGCTTTTCATCGGGGGAATCGGCTACCAGTTAAACTTCGGTTGGGTAGGCCAGGTTTTTGAGAAACATTTTATTGAAAAAATAATAAAGCGGGAAATAAAGAACAATCCGGACAACCCGAATTTTTACAAAATTATGGGAGATTTGTTTTATGAGCATATGGAATATTCGAAGGCTGTTGCTTTTTATGAAAAATCGCTGTCGCTCGATCCGGATAATCCTGAGATCCTGAACAACCTTGCCTGGATACTGGCAACATGCGATGACAGGATGCTATCTGATCCTGCAAGGAGTATAAGGCTGGCGCAAAGGGCGGCGCTCTTAAAAAAATCACCCCATATCCTCGATACCCTTGCAGAGAGCTACTATATGTCAGGTATGTATGCCGAGGCCGTAAAAACAGGTCGGGAGGCCTTGAAACTTGTAAAAACAGACAAAGACAAAGCCTATTACAAAAAACAGTTGGAAAAATTTAAACAGGCACTACTTAATGCAGACCTTTCTGACCTGCATCAGATCGCATTTGCCGCTAAAAATTTTTTCGATCCCATCCTGTTTTAG
- a CDS encoding GspE/PulE family protein — MKTDALYTSTSKQSAKTDALYTTASGNTNKTDTPHTSASDQAEKTDALYTDRAGGEQINSEAEFGKKFQNVCTRIYSATNVDHVFAELTNEITALFNSERLTLFVVDGIKRELVSKFKSGNEVNEIRIPLSAGTIAGYSAHKQKLINIKNAYDKKELSAIDLELKFDPIWDIKTGFTTRQVMVAPIIYRTFMLGALQLINKKTGGDYDRSDEEHIKELAKTIGIALYNRKRVIKGNINKFNHLLENYIITQKELKKAMVDAKKENASIEFFLIKKLKVSKNDIGKSLSRYYNIPFVEYNNNTAIPGELLKGLKIPFIRTNAWVPLRSENDKLIILVDNPHDLQKIDVIKSLFPGKKIEFKVAIKEDILDFIKLFTQDEKELAGIESIISQLRDEDDDIDEETALVTEDDNAVVQLVNKIILDAYARGASDIHIEPYPGKKNTEVRIRVDGSCTLYQTIPYSYKNAVISRIKIMSNLDIAERRKPQDGKIKFKKYGGLDVELRVATVPTQGGVEDIVMRILAAGDPIPLSEMGFSKKNYENFLSVIVQPYGIIFVCGPTGSGKTTTLHSALGYINKTETKIWTAEDPVEITQTGLRQVQVQPKIGFDFASAMRSFLRADPDVIMVGEMRDKETTQIGIEASLTGHLVLSTLHTNSAPESVTRLLDMGMDPFNFADAILCILAQRLVRTLCKDCKEEYHPSRKEYDELLREYGGEEIFMEKVNIPYTEDLTLYKPKGCDACHETGYRGRMGIHELLMGTDEQKKLIQESSRMEILREQAIKDGMTTLKQDGIEKIFSGKCDLMQVRKVCIK, encoded by the coding sequence ATGAAAACAGACGCACTATACACCAGCACTTCAAAGCAATCTGCGAAAACCGATGCTCTTTATACAACTGCTTCGGGTAATACCAACAAAACCGATACTCCCCATACTTCAGCCTCAGATCAGGCAGAGAAGACCGATGCTCTTTATACGGACAGGGCAGGCGGAGAACAGATAAATTCGGAGGCTGAATTCGGCAAGAAATTTCAAAATGTATGCACCAGAATCTATTCTGCGACAAATGTTGATCATGTGTTTGCCGAATTGACAAACGAGATTACTGCGCTCTTTAACTCCGAGCGGTTAACTCTATTTGTGGTTGACGGGATAAAGCGTGAACTAGTCTCCAAATTTAAATCAGGTAATGAAGTTAATGAAATAAGAATACCCCTATCTGCCGGCACAATTGCGGGATATTCGGCACATAAACAGAAACTTATTAATATTAAAAATGCATACGATAAAAAAGAGCTGTCCGCCATTGACCTCGAATTAAAGTTTGACCCTATATGGGATATCAAGACCGGTTTTACGACCCGCCAGGTAATGGTGGCTCCTATTATATATAGAACATTCATGCTTGGGGCACTTCAACTTATAAATAAAAAAACAGGTGGTGACTATGACAGGTCTGATGAGGAGCATATTAAGGAACTTGCAAAGACTATCGGAATTGCTCTGTATAATCGGAAAAGGGTTATAAAAGGGAATATTAATAAATTCAATCATCTCCTTGAAAATTATATTATTACCCAGAAAGAGCTGAAAAAGGCTATGGTGGATGCAAAAAAGGAGAATGCATCTATTGAATTTTTCCTGATTAAAAAATTAAAGGTTTCCAAAAATGATATCGGCAAATCCCTCAGCCGGTATTATAATATTCCATTCGTTGAATATAACAATAATACAGCTATTCCCGGAGAGCTGCTGAAGGGATTAAAAATACCCTTTATACGAACCAATGCATGGGTTCCCTTACGTTCTGAAAATGACAAGCTTATTATCCTGGTTGATAATCCCCATGATCTGCAAAAAATCGATGTTATAAAATCTCTTTTTCCCGGCAAAAAGATAGAATTCAAAGTGGCCATTAAAGAGGATATCCTGGATTTTATCAAACTCTTTACCCAGGATGAAAAGGAATTGGCCGGAATTGAATCTATTATTTCGCAGCTCCGGGATGAAGACGATGATATAGATGAAGAAACTGCCCTGGTTACAGAAGATGACAATGCTGTTGTCCAGCTTGTTAACAAAATAATTCTTGATGCTTATGCCCGAGGCGCATCTGATATTCATATTGAACCATATCCCGGCAAAAAAAATACGGAAGTGCGCATCAGGGTCGACGGCAGTTGCACACTTTATCAGACTATACCGTACAGTTATAAAAACGCAGTGATCTCCCGCATTAAAATTATGTCGAATCTTGATATTGCGGAACGTCGCAAACCCCAGGACGGAAAAATCAAGTTTAAAAAATACGGCGGTCTTGATGTTGAGCTCAGGGTGGCGACTGTTCCCACCCAGGGCGGAGTTGAGGACATCGTAATGCGTATTCTTGCTGCAGGTGACCCCATTCCTCTGTCCGAAATGGGGTTTTCCAAGAAAAATTATGAAAATTTTCTTAGTGTTATTGTACAGCCATATGGCATCATATTTGTTTGCGGTCCAACCGGTTCAGGAAAGACAACGACCCTCCATTCGGCGCTGGGATATATCAACAAGACCGAGACAAAAATCTGGACTGCTGAGGATCCGGTTGAAATAACACAGACCGGATTAAGGCAGGTCCAGGTCCAGCCTAAGATAGGGTTTGATTTTGCTTCGGCCATGAGGTCATTTTTACGGGCCGACCCTGATGTTATAATGGTTGGCGAAATGCGTGACAAGGAGACCACTCAAATAGGGATAGAAGCCTCTTTGACAGGCCACCTGGTATTGTCAACCCTCCATACCAACAGCGCACCGGAGAGTGTAACAAGGCTCCTGGACATGGGGATGGATCCTTTTAATTTTGCCGATGCTATTTTGTGTATACTGGCACAGCGTCTTGTGCGGACACTATGCAAAGACTGCAAGGAGGAATATCACCCTTCCAGAAAAGAATATGATGAACTGCTAAGGGAATACGGTGGTGAAGAAATTTTCATGGAAAAAGTAAATATCCCCTATACAGAGGATCTGACTCTTTACAAACCTAAAGGATGTGATGCCTGTCATGAAACAGGATACCGGGGCCGGATGGGAATCCATGAGCTCCTGATGGGCACGGATGAACAGAAAAAGTTGATACAGGAAAGCTCAAGAATGGAAATACTCCGAGAACAGGCAATCAAAGACGGTATGACAACTCTAAAACAGGATGGGATCGAAAAAATTTTTAGCGGCAAATGCGATCTGATGCAGGTCAGAAAGGTCTGCATTAAGTAG
- a CDS encoding PilZ domain-containing protein: MNNQKMGNKKDERRGEQRKITDLYYSVEFSIKGLAYFYQFKLRDISQNGLCIMVKEGSPVLQNIKVGNLLDMKYYSVETPDKTDKIITKVKHITKHAQGRFQGHSLVGLEILKKE, translated from the coding sequence ATGAATAACCAAAAAATGGGGAATAAAAAAGACGAAAGAAGGGGGGAACAGAGAAAAATAACCGATTTATATTATAGCGTTGAATTTTCTATTAAGGGGCTGGCATATTTTTACCAATTTAAATTGAGAGATATATCGCAAAATGGTCTCTGTATAATGGTAAAGGAAGGTTCACCGGTCCTGCAGAATATCAAAGTTGGTAATTTGTTGGATATGAAGTATTACTCGGTCGAAACACCGGATAAAACCGATAAAATTATTACAAAGGTCAAACATATAACAAAACATGCTCAAGGCCGATTTCAGGGTCACAGTCTGGTGGGGCTTGAAATACTCAAAAAAGAATAA
- a CDS encoding MgtC/SapB family protein, translated as MLLAAFLGGVIGFEREMHRQGAGFRTNILICMSACLMMQLSMNMEVLFRHLDQQSVARLDPARIASYAIASMGFLGAGAIMKSGVSVRGLTTAAGLWLLTGVGLAVGSGFYAPAVITIFIAIIVLYGLRRFKSSILKEVYTHITLQVNTRICDFSHIEKLLDEYENLSVEFVNFRRDILNNITLYDIKLVSKGVDRRREIARELRQIDGVNEISWTDVSLL; from the coding sequence TTGCTTTTAGCTGCTTTTTTGGGCGGTGTTATAGGTTTTGAGCGTGAAATGCACAGGCAGGGCGCCGGTTTCAGAACAAATATTCTGATTTGCATGAGCGCATGTCTTATGATGCAGCTATCCATGAACATGGAGGTTCTTTTCAGGCATCTTGACCAGCAATCCGTTGCCCGGCTGGACCCCGCACGTATCGCTTCATATGCCATAGCAAGCATGGGTTTTCTGGGCGCTGGAGCAATTATGAAATCGGGAGTCTCTGTTAGAGGTTTGACAACGGCAGCTGGTTTGTGGCTTCTGACTGGAGTGGGGCTTGCTGTCGGCTCCGGTTTTTATGCGCCTGCGGTAATAACAATATTTATTGCCATTATTGTTCTTTATGGACTTAGGAGATTTAAATCGAGTATTTTAAAGGAGGTTTATACGCACATCACCCTGCAGGTCAATACGCGGATTTGCGATTTCAGTCACATTGAAAAACTTCTCGATGAATATGAAAACCTGTCTGTCGAATTTGTAAATTTTCGCAGAGATATTTTAAATAACATCACTTTGTACGATATAAAACTGGTCTCCAAAGGGGTTGATCGGCGGCGGGAGATAGCCAGGGAGTTGAGACAGATAGATGGTGTGAACGAAATATCCTGGACAGATGTCTCTTTATTATAG
- a CDS encoding DUF362 domain-containing protein — protein sequence MINVIFRNASYDYGALKTLVSDIIDGLGGDFIQKGARVLIKPNLLLPAGPDKAILTHPMVVKAVAEYVLDKGGHVQISDSPAVGSFSKVLKEGTYEKIFEGIDVVFKEFKESVKVDIGDPFGRIDIAKDAVEADLVINIAKLKTHAQMLLTLGVKNLFGCIIGFNKPGWHFRAGVDREVFAKLLVQIHEAVKPSLTILDGILAMEGDGPGKSGTPRHTGVIAGSRSALAVDLAVCSMLGLKSDMLPTNRAAQRLGLIDQEIYISGDFQIVNDFRFPELGDLTFGPRFLHGFTRKYLSQRPIVNKSICRLCGECRDYCPARAITLNKKKIIFDYNSCIRCYCCIEVCPHGALRAKEARLGKIFRWIMERPSAFGNGLRP from the coding sequence ATGATAAATGTAATTTTCAGAAACGCCTCCTATGATTATGGGGCATTAAAGACTCTTGTATCTGATATTATAGATGGGTTGGGGGGAGATTTTATACAAAAAGGAGCACGGGTATTGATAAAACCAAACCTCCTTTTACCGGCCGGGCCGGACAAAGCTATTTTAACCCACCCCATGGTTGTAAAAGCCGTAGCTGAATATGTGCTTGACAAAGGAGGGCATGTCCAGATTTCAGACAGTCCGGCGGTGGGATCATTCAGCAAAGTTCTTAAAGAGGGAACATATGAAAAAATCTTTGAAGGTATTGATGTTGTTTTTAAGGAGTTCAAAGAATCTGTCAAGGTGGATATCGGAGACCCTTTTGGCAGAATCGATATTGCCAAAGATGCCGTGGAGGCCGACCTGGTCATTAATATTGCAAAGCTCAAAACACATGCCCAAATGCTTTTGACTCTTGGGGTAAAAAATCTTTTTGGATGTATTATAGGTTTTAATAAGCCTGGATGGCATTTCAGGGCAGGTGTTGACCGGGAGGTCTTTGCGAAACTACTGGTACAGATTCACGAAGCCGTTAAACCTTCGCTTACTATTCTTGACGGGATTCTCGCCATGGAAGGAGATGGCCCCGGCAAGAGTGGAACTCCACGGCATACAGGTGTGATCGCCGGGAGCAGAAGTGCTTTGGCTGTGGATCTGGCGGTATGCAGTATGCTGGGGCTAAAAAGTGATATGCTTCCAACCAATAGGGCCGCCCAAAGACTCGGACTTATCGACCAAGAAATCTATATTAGCGGCGATTTTCAGATTGTTAATGATTTCAGGTTTCCGGAACTTGGTGATCTTACATTCGGGCCTCGATTCCTGCATGGATTTACAAGAAAATATCTGTCCCAAAGGCCTATTGTAAATAAAAGCATCTGCCGGTTATGCGGGGAATGCCGGGATTATTGTCCGGCCAGGGCAATTACTCTCAACAAGAAAAAGATTATTTTTGACTATAACAGCTGCATAAGGTGTTATTGCTGTATCGAAGTCTGTCCACATGGCGCGCTGCGCGCAAAAGAGGCACGGTTGGGCAAGATATTTCGCTGGATTATGGAGCGGCCTTCGGCCTTTGGGAACGGCCTTCGGCCTTGA
- a CDS encoding electron transfer flavoprotein subunit alpha/FixB family protein, with protein sequence MAQIYAYIVHKGGVADDTALELITAAKKIDPDASVSAIVTGSGADLEAVCKDVATTYNEVIKIDNAAITYPNAEIIRGILVNILPGDAVLLLPHDTFGMDLGPGLSIKLESAFVADVVDFEGLDGSNLKIVRQEFSGQVSTHMLCDIGSGAVVNIRPGAFAPDESKSASGEIVDKSSEAGDLAARRTFLETVVAEVGDVDITKSEVLVSIGRGIEDEDNIEIANDLAEALGADVSCSRPIVDSKWLEKSRQVGTSGQTVKPKVYLACGISGSFQHLGGIKGSPFMVAVNKNIKAPIFQVADVGIVEDMLEFLPELTEKINDM encoded by the coding sequence ATGGCTCAGATTTACGCATATATAGTACACAAAGGCGGAGTTGCCGATGATACTGCTCTTGAGCTTATTACGGCAGCCAAAAAGATTGATCCCGATGCATCTGTATCGGCAATTGTGACTGGATCCGGCGCTGATCTTGAGGCAGTATGTAAAGATGTTGCCACTACATATAATGAGGTCATTAAAATAGATAATGCCGCCATTACATATCCCAATGCGGAAATAATCAGGGGTATCTTGGTTAATATCCTACCCGGTGATGCAGTTCTTTTGTTGCCCCATGATACTTTTGGAATGGATCTGGGGCCTGGACTTTCAATTAAACTTGAGTCGGCATTTGTTGCCGATGTAGTCGATTTTGAAGGACTTGACGGATCTAATCTGAAAATTGTTCGCCAGGAATTCAGCGGCCAGGTCAGCACGCATATGCTTTGTGATATAGGCTCCGGCGCTGTTGTAAATATTCGTCCCGGCGCATTTGCTCCCGATGAAAGCAAGTCTGCATCCGGAGAAATTGTAGATAAATCATCCGAAGCGGGTGATCTTGCGGCCCGCCGAACCTTTCTCGAGACTGTTGTGGCTGAGGTAGGGGATGTTGATATTACCAAGTCTGAAGTTCTTGTTTCGATAGGAAGGGGCATTGAGGATGAAGATAATATTGAGATCGCCAACGATCTGGCGGAAGCGCTAGGCGCTGATGTTTCATGCTCACGGCCGATCGTAGATTCCAAATGGCTTGAAAAATCACGTCAGGTGGGAACGTCAGGCCAGACGGTTAAACCCAAGGTATATCTTGCCTGCGGTATAAGCGGTTCTTTTCAGCATCTGGGCGGCATCAAAGGATCGCCATTTATGGTTGCCGTCAACAAAAATATCAAAGCCCCTATTTTTCAGGTTGCAGATGTAGGCATTGTTGAAGATATGCTGGAATTTCTGCCGGAATTAACTGAAAAAATAAATGATATGTAG
- a CDS encoding electron transfer flavoprotein subunit beta/FixA family protein produces MEILVCVKRVPDTAENEIEVNSDGTDIDRDDLVYSVNEWDNYAVEEAIQIRDNVGGNVTVVSVGDEESEEVIRREMAMGADQGVLLSDDAFNDSDGKGIASILKAEIEKGKFDLIMTGAQADDGAGQVGGMLAAMLDLPYASLVNTIEITDDKKIKVGREVEGGNIEMNEIELPCVLSIQTGINEPRYVGIRGIRKVASVEIPVHGTSDLGLASDAVGEAGANVKKVDYFIPDTGEGAEILEGSTEEIIDKLVEYLKAKGGIK; encoded by the coding sequence ATGGAAATTTTGGTATGCGTCAAGAGAGTCCCTGATACCGCTGAAAACGAGATAGAGGTTAACAGCGACGGAACTGATATTGATCGGGATGATCTTGTTTACTCAGTAAACGAATGGGATAATTATGCGGTTGAAGAGGCGATTCAGATCCGTGATAATGTGGGCGGCAATGTTACTGTTGTTTCGGTCGGTGATGAAGAATCAGAAGAAGTTATCAGACGAGAAATGGCAATGGGTGCCGACCAGGGCGTTCTCCTGTCTGATGATGCTTTTAATGATTCGGATGGAAAAGGTATAGCTTCCATTTTAAAGGCCGAAATCGAAAAGGGTAAATTTGATTTGATCATGACAGGAGCCCAGGCCGATGACGGGGCCGGCCAGGTTGGTGGAATGCTGGCTGCAATGCTGGATCTTCCCTATGCTTCCCTGGTAAATACTATAGAGATTACAGATGATAAAAAGATTAAAGTCGGCAGGGAAGTAGAAGGCGGCAATATAGAGATGAACGAAATTGAACTTCCTTGTGTGCTCTCTATTCAAACCGGTATCAATGAACCGCGCTATGTGGGAATCAGGGGCATCAGAAAGGTTGCTTCGGTAGAGATCCCGGTTCATGGCACCTCGGATTTAGGCCTTGCATCCGATGCTGTGGGTGAAGCAGGCGCCAATGTAAAAAAGGTCGATTATTTTATACCTGATACTGGAGAAGGCGCTGAAATTCTCGAAGGCAGCACCGAAGAAATCATTGACAAACTGGTTGAATACTTAAAAGCCAAAGGAGGTATTAAATAA